A stretch of Bordetella genomosp. 13 DNA encodes these proteins:
- the ccoP gene encoding cytochrome-c oxidase, cbb3-type subunit III — protein sequence MNDFVNGFWGYFIAAIALGGIVWCVWLLYTQRRWLGAKPAAGAQAGDTGHVWDEDLTELNNPVPRWWTWMYLLLCAFGLGYLLLMPGLGHFAGLLGYSSADEVARSQAGLAQAVQPVYERYAAMTPPQIAADPQAREIGQRLFLANCAQCHGSDAKGSPSFPNLADGDWLGAGTPEYIAQTISQGRHGVMPAWKGTIDPKAASDIAIYVRSLSGLAADPVRMVFGKPAFQTYCAACHGADGKGNPLLGAPNLADNVWLYGSSEASIVRTILEGRDNRMPAFGPVLSEDQIRLLGAWVWGLSNTQAASAAPVAAAKP from the coding sequence ATGAACGATTTCGTCAACGGCTTCTGGGGCTATTTCATCGCCGCCATCGCCCTGGGCGGCATCGTGTGGTGCGTGTGGCTGCTGTACACGCAGCGGCGCTGGCTAGGCGCGAAGCCCGCGGCCGGCGCGCAGGCCGGAGACACCGGCCACGTATGGGACGAGGACCTGACCGAGCTGAACAATCCGGTGCCGCGCTGGTGGACCTGGATGTATCTGCTGCTGTGCGCCTTCGGCCTGGGCTATCTGCTGCTGATGCCGGGACTCGGCCATTTCGCGGGCCTGCTGGGCTACAGCAGCGCCGACGAGGTCGCGCGCAGCCAGGCCGGCCTGGCGCAGGCGGTGCAGCCCGTGTATGAGCGCTACGCCGCCATGACGCCGCCGCAGATCGCCGCCGACCCGCAGGCGCGCGAGATCGGCCAGCGCCTGTTCCTGGCCAACTGCGCGCAGTGCCACGGGTCGGACGCCAAGGGCTCGCCCAGCTTTCCCAACCTGGCCGACGGCGATTGGCTGGGCGCGGGCACGCCGGAGTACATCGCGCAGACCATCTCGCAGGGCCGCCACGGCGTCATGCCGGCCTGGAAGGGCACCATCGATCCCAAGGCCGCCAGCGACATCGCCATCTACGTGCGCTCGCTGTCCGGCCTGGCGGCCGATCCGGTGCGCATGGTGTTCGGCAAGCCGGCCTTCCAGACATACTGTGCCGCGTGCCACGGCGCCGACGGCAAGGGCAATCCGCTGCTGGGCGCGCCCAACCTCGCCGACAACGTGTGGCTGTACGGCAGCTCCGAGGCGTCCATCGTGCGCACCATCCTCGAAGGCCGCGACAATCGCATGCCCGCCTTCGGCCCGGTGCTGAGCGAAGACCAGATCCGGCTGCTGGGCGCATGGGTCTGGGGCCTGTCCAATACCCAGGCCGCCTCCGCCGCCCCCGTGGCCGCGGCCAAGCCATGA
- the ccoG gene encoding cytochrome c oxidase accessory protein CcoG — protein MSTHGNSALHVMHDMRGKIYARSVQGRYARWRVIMVLLTQAVFYGTPWLQWNDRQAVLFDLGARKFYLFGLVLWPQDVVYLAALLIISALSLFLFTAIAGRLFCAYACPQTVYTEIFMWIERKVEGDRIARIRLDSAPFSLRKLRIKATKHAAWLAVAGWTGYTFIGYFAPIRELGMAAVTLQLGPWQWFWMLFYSFATWGNAGFMRETVCKYMCPYARFQSVMVDRDTLVVTYDRERGDPRGGRSRKADHHAAGLGDCVDCHLCVQVCPTGIDIRDGLQYMCIGCGACIDACEPVMDKMQYPRGLIRYTSERAMQSRRPGVRVLRPRVLAYGALLLVLASGLMAALAMRNPLRMDVLRDRGVLGREVAGGLVENVYQLQLINTSREPLSLRLSASGMDGLTVLAGREGTDTVLVPPESNRLMPLALRAPLGASGPGAHPIRLRAQSRQASGFAVRVEEPSSFYIPE, from the coding sequence ATGAGTACGCACGGCAACAGCGCGCTGCACGTCATGCACGACATGCGCGGCAAGATCTACGCGCGCTCCGTGCAGGGCCGCTATGCGCGCTGGCGCGTGATCATGGTGCTGCTGACGCAGGCGGTGTTCTACGGCACGCCCTGGCTGCAATGGAACGACCGGCAGGCCGTGCTGTTCGACCTGGGCGCGCGCAAGTTCTACTTGTTCGGCCTGGTGCTGTGGCCCCAGGACGTGGTGTACCTGGCCGCGCTGCTCATCATCTCGGCGCTGTCGCTGTTCCTGTTCACCGCGATCGCCGGCCGGCTGTTCTGCGCCTACGCCTGTCCGCAGACGGTCTATACCGAGATCTTCATGTGGATCGAGCGCAAGGTGGAAGGCGACCGCATCGCCCGCATCCGCCTGGACAGCGCGCCCTTCAGCCTGCGCAAGCTGCGCATCAAGGCGACCAAGCATGCGGCGTGGCTGGCGGTGGCGGGCTGGACCGGCTACACCTTCATCGGCTACTTCGCGCCGATCCGCGAACTGGGCATGGCCGCCGTCACGCTGCAGCTGGGCCCGTGGCAGTGGTTCTGGATGCTGTTCTACAGCTTCGCCACCTGGGGCAACGCCGGCTTCATGCGCGAGACGGTGTGCAAGTACATGTGCCCCTATGCGCGCTTCCAGAGCGTGATGGTCGACCGCGACACGCTGGTGGTCACCTACGACCGCGAGCGTGGCGATCCGCGCGGCGGCCGCTCGCGCAAGGCCGATCACCATGCGGCGGGGCTGGGCGACTGCGTGGACTGCCACCTTTGCGTGCAGGTCTGCCCCACCGGCATCGACATCCGCGACGGCCTGCAGTACATGTGCATTGGCTGCGGCGCCTGCATCGACGCCTGTGAGCCGGTCATGGACAAGATGCAATACCCCCGCGGGCTGATCCGCTATACGTCCGAACGCGCCATGCAGTCGCGCCGGCCCGGCGTGCGCGTGCTGCGGCCGCGCGTGCTCGCCTACGGCGCCCTGCTGCTGGTGCTGGCGTCGGGCCTGATGGCGGCGCTGGCGATGCGCAACCCGTTGCGCATGGACGTGCTGCGCGACCGCGGCGTGCTGGGGCGCGAGGTAGCCGGCGGCCTGGTCGAGAACGTCTACCAGCTGCAGCTCATCAACACCTCTCGCGAGCCGCTGAGCCTGCGCCTCAGCGCCTCCGGCATGGACGGCCTGACGGTGCTGGCCGGGCGCGAGGGCACGGATACGGTACTGGTCCCGCCCGAATCGAATCGACTGATGCCGTTGGCGCTGCGCGCGCCGCTCGGCGCCTCCGGTCCCGGCGCGCATCCCATCCGCCTGCGCGCGCAATCGCGGCAGGCGTCCGGCTTTGCGGTGCGGGTCGAGGAACCTTCAAGCTTCTACATTCCAGAGTGA
- a CDS encoding FixH family protein: MQTSQTPSNPWYREPWPWFLMAGPFLAMAGCMVTIYLAMTNFADQAITEGGTRRGLVVERASVPAQPAGGMATPATAHTTVDTAAAPSR, from the coding sequence ATGCAGACATCGCAGACGCCTTCCAACCCCTGGTACCGCGAGCCCTGGCCCTGGTTCCTGATGGCGGGTCCCTTCCTGGCCATGGCGGGATGCATGGTCACCATCTACCTGGCAATGACCAACTTCGCCGACCAGGCCATCACCGAAGGCGGCACGCGGCGGGGCCTGGTGGTGGAGCGGGCGAGCGTGCCCGCGCAGCCGGCTGGCGGCATGGCTACGCCCGCCACGGCACACACCACGGTGGACACGGCCGCGGCACCGTCCCGCTGA
- a CDS encoding helix-turn-helix domain-containing protein: protein MPIPLPTSPTAGNCSTCMLGHLCVPVGMSQSDVTRLTDLVQTRLRLRSGVRLYTAGDTLDAIYAIRFGSVKTQIEDAAGHVQITGFFLPGELLGMPGMLGGRHLSAAVAMEDSEVCVIRLSDIDRLAAQLPSLQQQVRNLMSREITRSHELVAMLGGTRAEQRLATFLLGLSQRYASLGYSASEFVLRMSRDEIGNYLGLSMETVSRLFSRFARERVIQLAQRDVRILDPVALKALADVEDC from the coding sequence ATGCCGATTCCGCTGCCCACGTCGCCCACCGCAGGCAACTGCTCCACCTGCATGCTGGGCCACCTCTGCGTGCCCGTGGGCATGAGCCAATCCGACGTCACGCGGCTGACCGACCTGGTGCAGACGCGGCTGCGGCTGCGCAGCGGCGTGCGGCTGTACACGGCAGGCGATACGCTGGACGCGATCTATGCCATCCGCTTCGGCAGCGTCAAGACGCAGATCGAGGACGCCGCCGGCCACGTGCAGATCACCGGCTTTTTCCTGCCCGGCGAACTGTTGGGCATGCCCGGCATGCTGGGCGGCCGGCACCTGTCGGCCGCGGTGGCAATGGAGGATTCCGAGGTCTGCGTCATACGCCTGTCGGACATCGATCGCCTGGCCGCGCAGCTGCCCAGCCTGCAGCAGCAGGTTCGCAACCTGATGAGCCGCGAGATCACGCGTTCGCACGAACTCGTGGCCATGCTGGGGGGCACGCGCGCCGAGCAGCGCCTGGCCACGTTCCTGCTGGGGCTGTCGCAGCGCTATGCATCGCTGGGCTACTCGGCCAGCGAGTTCGTGCTGCGCATGAGCCGCGACGAGATCGGCAACTATCTGGGCCTTTCCATGGAAACCGTCAGCCGGCTGTTCTCGCGCTTCGCGCGCGAGCGCGTGATCCAGCTGGCGCAGCGCGACGTGCGCATTCTCGACCCCGTGGCCCTGAAGGCGCTGGCCGACGTCGAAGACTGTTGA
- a CDS encoding glycosyltransferase family 9 protein has protein sequence MAQTLHDVSRILVIRPNYRIGNAVISTAAIAPLQQRFPGATIDYLATDKTAAVFKGLPLGHVHALSRSTLRRPWRAFGLLRRLRASRYDLAVQIEDGSLTGLLISRLVGARSTMGKPRGEACWYDVNLREPFQHAYDAAGVLARALGADSPPRPQIALSADEQARAARRIDALAASDEPVVALFVGGHADKVCPFPFWMELARGLNSERRKFMVFIGPEEMKLAPQFEAAMRSLPYGAVCHSLSLRDFAATLAQASVLVTPDSGPMHLAAALRTPIVAMVRTERSLAFIPPCEHTRTVWGLDVGGVLRAIGEVARPRLRPQPQPADLVQARPDAERPTGAAPLGSATSPVPLASSA, from the coding sequence GTGGCGCAGACCTTGCACGATGTCTCGCGCATCCTCGTCATCCGGCCCAACTACCGCATCGGCAACGCGGTGATCAGCACGGCCGCCATCGCGCCGCTGCAGCAGCGCTTTCCCGGCGCCACCATCGATTACCTTGCTACCGACAAGACCGCCGCGGTGTTCAAGGGCCTGCCTCTGGGCCATGTGCACGCGCTGTCCCGAAGCACGCTGCGCCGGCCGTGGCGCGCGTTCGGCCTGCTGCGCCGATTGCGAGCCAGCCGCTACGACCTTGCCGTACAGATCGAGGACGGCTCGCTGACCGGGCTGCTGATCTCGCGCCTGGTCGGGGCGCGCAGCACGATGGGCAAGCCCCGCGGCGAGGCGTGCTGGTATGACGTGAACCTGCGCGAGCCCTTCCAGCATGCCTACGATGCCGCGGGCGTGCTGGCCCGCGCCTTGGGCGCGGACAGCCCGCCGCGGCCGCAGATCGCGCTGTCCGCCGACGAGCAGGCCCGCGCGGCGCGGCGCATCGACGCGCTGGCGGCATCGGACGAGCCCGTCGTCGCGCTGTTCGTGGGCGGCCACGCCGACAAGGTGTGCCCCTTCCCGTTCTGGATGGAACTGGCCCGTGGCCTGAACAGCGAGCGCCGCAAGTTCATGGTGTTCATCGGCCCCGAGGAGATGAAACTGGCGCCGCAGTTCGAGGCCGCGATGCGGTCGCTGCCTTACGGCGCGGTGTGCCATTCCCTGTCGCTGCGCGACTTCGCGGCCACGCTGGCGCAGGCCAGCGTGCTGGTCACGCCCGATTCTGGGCCCATGCACCTGGCGGCGGCGTTGCGCACGCCCATTGTCGCGATGGTTCGCACGGAGCGCTCACTGGCCTTCATTCCGCCCTGCGAGCATACGCGCACCGTGTGGGGCCTGGACGTGGGAGGGGTTTTGCGCGCCATCGGCGAGGTGGCGCGGCCGCGGCTGCGGCCGCAGCCGCAGCCGGCCGATCTCGTCCAGGCACGTCCCGACGCCGAACGCCCCACCGGTGCGGCCCCCTTGGGCAGCGCCACATCGCCGGTTCCCCTGGCCTCGTCCGCCTAG
- a CDS encoding FkbM family methyltransferase, whose product MLSAIRDNLSRIKHDVIDSQRLYAKWEQLQLKKLLDYLDVDCVFDIGANQGQYAEMLRKHAGFKGYIFSFEPNPHDAAILRKRAQHDDKWIISELAISNQDGTAQFNVMQSSQFSSLSTPNHEDVQLFTQMNAVSKTITVQTERLATTLRRLRTEHDFARPFLKMDTQGYDVNIVKGSPEAVREFVGLQSELAIAKLYADSVDFREAITEYERHGFTLSALVPNNAGHFPILVETDCIMVRSDLAKAR is encoded by the coding sequence ATGCTAAGCGCCATCAGGGACAATCTGTCCCGAATCAAACACGACGTAATCGACTCCCAAAGGCTCTATGCCAAATGGGAGCAGCTGCAACTGAAGAAACTGCTGGACTACCTGGACGTGGATTGCGTCTTCGACATCGGAGCCAACCAAGGCCAGTATGCCGAGATGCTGCGCAAGCACGCGGGCTTCAAGGGCTACATATTCTCGTTCGAGCCCAACCCGCACGACGCCGCCATCCTGCGCAAGCGCGCGCAGCACGACGACAAGTGGATCATCAGCGAACTGGCCATCTCCAACCAGGACGGCACGGCGCAGTTCAACGTCATGCAGTCCAGCCAGTTCAGCTCGCTAAGCACGCCCAACCACGAGGACGTGCAGTTGTTCACGCAGATGAATGCGGTCAGCAAGACCATCACCGTGCAAACCGAGCGGCTGGCCACCACGCTGCGCCGGCTTCGGACCGAACATGACTTCGCCCGGCCCTTCCTGAAGATGGATACCCAGGGCTATGACGTGAACATCGTCAAGGGCTCTCCGGAGGCCGTGCGCGAGTTCGTCGGACTGCAGAGCGAGCTGGCCATTGCCAAGCTATATGCCGATTCCGTGGACTTCCGCGAGGCCATCACCGAGTACGAGCGCCACGGCTTCACGCTCAGCGCGCTGGTGCCCAACAATGCGGGGCACTTTCCGATATTGGTGGAGACGGACTGCATCATGGTGCGATCCGATCTGGCGAAGGCTCGATAG
- a CDS encoding KfrB domain-containing protein yields MRSAFESMSTMAVPQFHTDTNFAQAIKSLFHALQERLEISSQVTAYIAGGVAVHLYTAYRVSSDIDAEFSKRLLIPDDLYIEVPAPDGGIPRLVHFDKQYNSTFALMHENYVRDSLEVPLGVPNFQIRALAPVDLAVSKIARLADHDKRDIEMLVWHGLTTPEEIRHRALEALPGFVGNTRWLEMNIDNAVQLARQAEAQVLGYDLGTARAAVSGKTYTGVILSVTDSHVLQASAEGPVSHIRAALTGLDELAPGRIVEIRYPHGLVGLVQPSTGRESIIESEDQPSYRHNGPER; encoded by the coding sequence TTGCGCAGCGCCTTCGAGAGTATGAGCACCATGGCGGTACCCCAGTTCCACACTGACACGAATTTCGCCCAAGCTATCAAATCGCTCTTCCATGCGCTGCAAGAGCGACTGGAAATATCCTCGCAGGTTACCGCCTACATAGCGGGCGGCGTAGCGGTACATCTGTACACCGCGTACCGGGTGAGTAGCGACATCGACGCCGAGTTCAGCAAGCGATTGCTGATTCCCGACGACCTCTACATTGAAGTCCCGGCGCCCGACGGCGGCATTCCTCGTCTCGTGCATTTCGACAAACAGTACAACTCGACCTTTGCGTTGATGCACGAAAACTACGTACGAGATTCACTGGAAGTGCCGCTCGGCGTTCCAAACTTTCAAATTCGCGCGCTCGCCCCGGTGGACCTCGCGGTTTCTAAAATTGCACGCTTGGCCGACCACGACAAGCGAGACATCGAGATGCTGGTGTGGCATGGGCTGACGACGCCGGAGGAAATCCGTCATCGCGCGCTTGAAGCACTGCCGGGTTTCGTGGGCAACACCCGCTGGCTGGAAATGAATATCGACAATGCCGTCCAACTTGCTCGGCAAGCTGAAGCGCAGGTGCTGGGCTACGACCTTGGGACGGCCCGCGCTGCTGTATCCGGAAAAACATACACAGGCGTGATTTTGAGCGTGACTGACTCGCATGTCCTTCAAGCATCCGCCGAGGGCCCGGTTTCGCACATTCGTGCCGCGCTGACCGGCCTCGATGAGCTGGCTCCCGGGCGCATCGTGGAGATCCGGTACCCGCATGGATTGGTGGGCCTTGTACAACCCAGCACTGGCCGCGAAAGTATCATTGAATCCGAGGACCAGCCGTCATACCGCCACAACGGCCCAGAGCGGTAA
- a CDS encoding aspartate kinase yields MSLIVHKYGGTSMGSVERIKNVARRVAKWHAAGHQVVVVPSAMAGETNRLLGLAREITPHPDGRELDMIAATGEQASSGLLAVALQAEGVQARSYTGWQVPVRTDSAYTKARITSIDDKRIRADLDAGRVVVVTGFQGIDDDGHITTLGRGGSDTSAVAVAAAIGADECLIYTDVDGVYTTDPRVVPEARRMSVVSFEEMLEMASLGSKVLQIRSVEFAGKYRVPTRVLSSLTDPLIPLEEEMRSGTLITFEEDEKMEAAVVSGIAFSRDEAKITLLAVPDKPGVAYSILGPVAAANIDVDMIVQNQSVAGTTDFSFTVNRNEYQRTVDVLKRDVIPAVGARELATDEKVAKVSIVGIGMRSHVGVASLMFQTLSQEGINIQMISTSEIKTSVIIDDKYMELAVRALHKAFGLDQAPGEKA; encoded by the coding sequence ATGTCCCTCATCGTTCACAAGTACGGCGGTACCTCGATGGGCTCGGTCGAGCGCATCAAGAATGTGGCGCGTCGCGTCGCGAAGTGGCATGCTGCCGGCCACCAGGTCGTGGTCGTTCCGTCGGCCATGGCCGGCGAAACCAACCGGTTGCTGGGCCTGGCCCGCGAAATCACGCCGCACCCCGATGGCCGCGAACTCGACATGATCGCCGCCACCGGCGAACAGGCCAGCAGCGGGCTGCTCGCCGTCGCGCTGCAGGCCGAAGGCGTGCAGGCACGCAGCTACACCGGCTGGCAAGTTCCCGTGCGCACCGATTCCGCCTACACCAAGGCTCGCATCACCTCCATCGACGACAAGCGCATCCGCGCCGACCTCGACGCCGGCCGCGTGGTCGTGGTCACGGGCTTCCAGGGTATCGATGACGACGGCCACATCACCACGCTGGGCCGCGGCGGCTCCGACACCTCGGCCGTGGCCGTGGCTGCCGCCATCGGCGCCGACGAATGCCTCATCTACACCGACGTCGACGGCGTCTACACCACCGACCCGCGCGTCGTGCCCGAGGCGCGCCGCATGTCCGTCGTCTCGTTCGAAGAAATGCTCGAGATGGCCTCGCTGGGTTCCAAGGTGCTGCAGATCCGCTCCGTCGAGTTCGCGGGCAAGTACCGTGTGCCGACCCGGGTCCTGTCCTCCCTGACCGACCCCCTCATTCCGCTCGAAGAAGAAATGCGTTCGGGCACGCTGATCACTTTTGAGGAAGACGAAAAAATGGAAGCCGCCGTAGTCTCCGGCATTGCCTTCAGCCGCGACGAAGCCAAAATCACCCTGCTGGCTGTGCCCGACAAGCCGGGCGTGGCCTACTCGATCCTGGGCCCGGTGGCCGCGGCCAACATCGACGTGGACATGATCGTGCAGAACCAGTCCGTGGCTGGCACCACCGACTTCTCGTTCACGGTCAACCGCAACGAATACCAGCGCACCGTCGACGTCCTCAAGCGCGACGTCATCCCCGCCGTGGGCGCTCGTGAACTGGCCACCGACGAGAAGGTCGCCAAGGTCTCCATCGTCGGCATCGGCATGCGCTCGCACGTGGGCGTGGCCAGCCTGATGTTCCAGACCCTGTCGCAGGAAGGCATCAACATCCAGATGATCAGCACCAGCGAGATCAAGACCTCGGTGATCATCGACGACAAGTACATGGAACTGGCCGTGCGCGCGCTGCACAAGGCCTTCGGCCTGGACCAGGCGCCGGGCGAGAAGGCCTGA
- the tilS gene encoding tRNA lysidine(34) synthetase TilS, with translation MSFSDPPDCPAALIQPVREALLALPARPPRIAVAVSGGADSAMLAVAAAHAARAQGIELLLFHIHHGLQSMADDWAAQVEALGAMLGTHVIQSRVRVPGDSGKGVEAAAREARYAALAALARDHAVAHVLLAHHRDDQAETVLLRLLRGAGLHGMAAMAPAVTRDGVQYLRPWLGVGRQAIRSAAQALAAERDWHPVEDPTNADPRYTRAAVRTRLAPVLDERWPGWQAIVARHARHMAEAAQVLDEVAEADLQSLEPGPDRASFSLAAWRALSSARQAHVLRYWLAGQGAAMPSDARLADLLRQLRQLHALGHDRQLRVEHAGLAVRCHRGRVWVEPA, from the coding sequence ATGTCGTTTTCCGATCCGCCCGACTGCCCCGCCGCACTGATCCAGCCGGTGCGCGAGGCCTTGCTGGCGCTGCCCGCGCGGCCGCCGCGCATCGCGGTCGCGGTCAGCGGCGGCGCCGACTCGGCCATGCTGGCGGTGGCCGCCGCGCATGCCGCCCGTGCGCAGGGCATCGAGCTGCTTCTGTTCCATATCCATCACGGCCTGCAGAGCATGGCCGACGACTGGGCCGCGCAGGTCGAGGCGCTGGGCGCCATGCTGGGCACGCATGTCATCCAGTCGCGCGTGCGGGTGCCGGGCGACAGCGGCAAGGGCGTCGAAGCCGCCGCGCGCGAGGCCCGCTATGCCGCGCTTGCCGCGCTGGCGCGCGATCACGCGGTGGCGCACGTGCTGCTGGCCCATCACCGTGACGACCAGGCCGAGACGGTGCTGCTGCGCCTGTTGCGCGGCGCCGGCCTGCACGGCATGGCCGCGATGGCGCCTGCCGTCACGCGCGATGGCGTGCAGTACCTGCGTCCCTGGCTGGGCGTGGGGCGCCAGGCGATACGGTCGGCGGCCCAGGCGCTGGCCGCCGAGCGCGACTGGCATCCCGTCGAAGATCCCACCAACGCCGACCCCCGCTACACCCGCGCGGCCGTGCGCACCCGCCTGGCCCCGGTGCTCGACGAACGATGGCCCGGCTGGCAGGCCATCGTGGCGCGCCATGCACGCCACATGGCCGAGGCCGCCCAGGTGCTCGACGAAGTGGCCGAGGCCGATCTGCAGTCGCTGGAGCCGGGGCCCGACCGCGCCAGTTTCTCGCTGGCCGCCTGGCGCGCGCTGTCGTCCGCCCGCCAGGCCCACGTGCTGCGCTACTGGCTGGCCGGGCAGGGCGCCGCCATGCCCAGCGACGCGCGCCTGGCCGACCTGCTGCGGCAATTGCGGCAGCTGCATGCGCTGGGGCACGACCGCCAACTGCGCGTCGAGCATGCGGGACTGGCGGTGCGCTGCCATCGCGGGCGGGTGTGGGTGGAGCCGGCCTGA
- a CDS encoding acetyl-CoA carboxylase carboxyltransferase subunit alpha: MRNTFLEFEQPLAELENKIEQLRYVQADSAVDISDEISRLQQKSQALAKEIYGKLTPWQTALVARHPQRPYTLDYVREIFTDFHELHGDRMYADDQSIVGGMARFNGAACMVIGHQKGRDTKERAARNFGMPRPEGYRKALRLMRLAEKFQLPVFTFVDTPGAYPGIGAEERGQSEAIGHNLYAMAELKVPVICTIIGEGGSGGALAIAVGNAVLMLQYATYSVISPEGCASILWRSADKAPDAAEALAITAPRLKDLELVDRVVNEPVGGAHRDPRVMARLLRRALGDALRQLQGLSPEQLVEQRVQRVLSYGRFQEARA, from the coding sequence ATGCGCAATACCTTTCTGGAATTCGAACAACCGCTCGCCGAGCTTGAGAACAAGATCGAGCAGCTGCGCTACGTGCAGGCCGACTCCGCGGTCGACATCTCCGACGAGATCAGCCGGCTGCAGCAGAAGAGCCAGGCGCTGGCCAAGGAGATCTACGGCAAGCTGACGCCGTGGCAGACCGCGCTGGTCGCGCGCCATCCCCAGCGTCCCTACACCCTCGATTACGTGCGCGAGATATTCACCGATTTCCACGAGCTGCATGGCGACCGCATGTACGCCGACGACCAGTCCATTGTCGGGGGCATGGCGCGCTTCAACGGCGCGGCCTGCATGGTCATCGGCCACCAGAAGGGCCGCGACACCAAAGAGCGCGCCGCGCGCAACTTCGGCATGCCGCGTCCCGAGGGCTATCGCAAGGCCCTGCGCCTGATGCGCCTGGCCGAGAAATTCCAGCTGCCCGTCTTCACCTTCGTCGACACGCCGGGCGCCTATCCCGGCATCGGCGCCGAAGAGCGCGGCCAGTCCGAGGCCATCGGCCACAACCTGTATGCCATGGCCGAGCTCAAGGTGCCCGTCATCTGCACCATCATCGGCGAGGGCGGCTCGGGCGGGGCGCTGGCCATCGCGGTGGGCAATGCGGTGCTGATGCTGCAATACGCCACGTACTCCGTGATCTCGCCCGAGGGCTGCGCGTCCATTCTGTGGCGCAGCGCCGACAAGGCACCCGATGCGGCCGAGGCCCTGGCCATCACCGCCCCGCGCCTGAAAGACCTCGAGCTGGTCGACCGCGTGGTGAACGAACCCGTAGGCGGCGCGCACCGCGATCCGCGCGTCATGGCGCGCCTGCTGCGCCGCGCGCTGGGCGATGCGCTGCGCCAGCTGCAGGGCCTCAGCCCCGAGCAACTGGTCGAGCAGCGCGTGCAGCGCGTGCTGTCCTACGGCCGCTTCCAGGAAGCCCGCGCCTGA
- a CDS encoding DNA-3-methyladenine glycosylase family protein: MSSADTAIAKPAYWEEAVAHLMRRDRILKKLIPQHPEVWLTTRGTPFVTLARAIVGQQVSTAAAQSIWGRFTEVVGKRPTPAAVQRVDIEALRAAGLSKRKAEYVHDLAEHFAQRKVHPEKWAGMGDEDVIAELVAIRGIGRWTAEMFLIFNLQRPDVMPLDDLGLLKAISLHYFSGEPVSRFEAREVSLAWQPWRTVATWYLWRSLEPAAVQD; encoded by the coding sequence ATGTCCAGCGCCGATACCGCCATCGCCAAGCCCGCTTATTGGGAAGAGGCAGTCGCCCACCTGATGCGGCGCGACCGCATCCTCAAGAAGCTCATTCCCCAGCATCCCGAGGTGTGGCTCACCACCCGGGGCACGCCCTTCGTCACGCTCGCGCGCGCCATCGTCGGGCAGCAGGTTTCCACCGCGGCCGCGCAATCCATCTGGGGGCGCTTCACCGAGGTGGTCGGCAAGCGTCCCACGCCCGCCGCCGTGCAGCGCGTCGATATCGAGGCGCTGCGCGCCGCGGGCCTGTCCAAGCGCAAGGCCGAGTACGTGCACGACCTGGCCGAGCATTTCGCTCAGCGCAAGGTGCATCCCGAGAAGTGGGCCGGCATGGGCGACGAGGACGTCATCGCCGAGCTGGTGGCCATCCGCGGCATCGGACGCTGGACAGCGGAGATGTTTTTGATCTTCAATCTGCAGCGGCCGGACGTGATGCCGCTGGACGACCTGGGGTTGCTCAAGGCAATCTCGTTACACTACTTCAGCGGCGAGCCCGTCTCGCGCTTCGAGGCCCGCGAGGTCTCGCTGGCGTGGCAGCCCTGGCGCACCGTGGCAACCTGGTATCTGTGGCGCAGCCTGGAACCGGCCGCGGTCCAGGACTGA